The segment AAATCCACTTACTGGCGGATGTATTCGTCTGTCCATGAACTATTGCACTGAGGAACTTTTCGTAAAGCCAATGCAGCAGCCTGCAAAtttcaaataagaaaatatttcgCAACGGATAGAAACAGAGGTTTGATTTGGCTTTGCTTTCAGAAACAGAAGTAAAATGTACCTTAATAACAAGATCATTTACAGATATACGTTTCCCACCAGAAGCCTCTTGAAATGAATTCAGTTGACTCCTAAGACTGCATATAAAAAATAGCTCTGTCTAGCATCCATTGACAGAATAAAAAAACACCATCTGAAACATAATACTTACCCCATTAATTTGTCAACACATGTATCTACGGTCAAGTAGTAGTGAGGAATAGTTTGCTTTGAGAATGCCAAACGTGAGGCAGTGACCTGTCAAAATCATACAAGAAATAGATTTCAGAATCCTTGAACTACGGAAATGTGGCTCATAGTAGAAAACAAAGAGACATATAAGGTTATATAGGTATTTGCCTTTCGTATCTGAGTGTGGGGGATATCAACATAGTCCAAAGCTGGAACCTTCGAGTCGGTGGGCTTGGAAGGCTTGGCAGTAGTTTCTTTACCGCGTGAAGCTGTACCATAGGAAGATGTATCAGGGAAGGGGGGTTGTGTGAATACTGTTAAGAACGAACCAGAGGACAATGTAAGGAGAGGGAAGAACAAAGGAGTTATGTTACCTAAGAACTCTTCGACATCAGCCTTCACTATCCGTCCTTCAGGACCTGTTCCTTTGATGCTTGAGAGCGGTACCTGATGTTTTCAAGGGAAAAGTTGGAGATAACTTAGAGCACAAAGATTAACCACAAGAGCTTTAGTAGTATGTTTTGGAAACTAACACTATTATCTTCAGCCAGCTTTTTTGCAAGAGGACTAGCAGAAATACGATCTTCTGAAGGAGCAGAGCTTGGCTTGGAAGTCTTGGCTTCAGGAGCACTGGCTGGCTTCTCAACATTCTCTTCCTTTGGTGGGGAAGGAGCTGGTTTTGCTTCAGGAGCAGCGGGACTAGTATCAGATGATGGGgtgtaatttttaaacttttgaatatcttcttcctcttccactGTGATAGCAATCACCTACTCGGACAAAGACAAcgatttatatataattctacAAATGACAACGAAGATCTTTGCCaatttttatgcataatttcTTCAGGAATCGAgttcaaaaaatcataaaaatcatGGGAGCCCATGATAATAAACANNNNNNNNNNNNNNNNNNNNNNNNNNNNNNNNNNNNNNNNNNNNNNNNNNNNNNNNNNNNNNNNNNNNNNNNNNNNNNNNNNNNNNNNNNNNNNNNNNNNTAAGACACACACTGAAGCACTACGTGATGAATATTGGATTGTCGCGATGGAGGAAGAACTTGAGCAATTCACCAGGAACGATGTGTGGGAACTGGTTGCTAGACCTAAAGGAGTAAACGTGATTGGCACTAAATGGATATTCAAGAACAAGACTGATGAGCATGGAGAAGTAGTTCGTAACAAGGCAAGGCTTGTAgctcaaggatactcacagattgAAGGAGTAGACTTTGAAGAAACCTTTGCCCCAGTTGCAAGATTGGAATCCATTCGGTTATTTCTGGGAATGGCGTGCATTCTGAATTTCAAagtgcatcaaatggatgtgaaaagtGCTTTCCTAAATGGAGTCCTTCAGGAGGAAGTCTATGTTGAGCAGCCAAAGGGATTTGAGGACCCAGTGCATCATGATTATGTGTATCGACTGAAGAAAGCAttatatgggttgaagcaagcaCCGCGTGCATGGTATGAACGACTCACAAGGTTTCTGTTAGAAGCGGAGTATATCAGAGGGAGTATAGACAAGACGCTGTTCTTCAAGGAAGTTGGAAAAGAGATAATCATTGTTcaaatctatgtggatgacattatctttGGAGGCACGTCACAGAAGCTGGTGGATGAGTTTGTTCAGAATATGActcaagagtttgagatgagcatGTGTGGTGAACTGAAGTACTTTCTTGGACTTCAAGTGTCTCAGTCAGAGAAAGGTGTCTTCATATCTCAGAGTGCATACGCTAACAGTTTGGTAAAGCGATTTGGTATGGAGAACTCCAAAGTGTCTAAGACACCCATGAGTACATCACTGAAGCTGGCACGAGATGAAGCAGGAGAAGATGTGGATGTCAAGCTCTATCGAGGGATGATTGGCAGTCTATTGTACTTAACTGCGAGTCGACCGGATTTGTCATTCAGTGTCGGTGTGTGTGCACGATATCAAGCTAAGCCAAAGGTATCACACCTGAATGCAGTTAAGAGGATCATCAAGTACGTCAAAGGAACAGAGAGCTTGGGCGTGTATTACTCGAAGAATTCCAACAAGAACTTggtgggatactgtgatgctgattgggcaggatgtgctgatgatagaaagagtaccagtggaggatgtttctttcttggaaacAATCTTATCTCGTGgctgagcaagaagcagaactcTGTATCACTCTCTACGGCGGAAGCAGAATATATTGCCATGGGTAGCTGTTGCTCACAACTTATCTGGATGAAGCAGATGTCAGCTGATTATGGAATGCAATCGGGTCCCTTTCTTGTGtattgtgacaacaaaagtGCAATTGATATCTCGAGGAATCCGGTCCAACATTCaaggacgaagcacattgacataaggcaccacttcatcagagaattagttgaagacaatcaGGTAGTAATCGAACATGTAGTTACTGATTTGCAGTTGGCTGATATATTCACTAAATCTCTTGAATTTAATCGATTTATCACATTAAGAAATGCAATTGGTGTGTGTAATCTTGATTGTTGAGTCAAGTTGTGCAGAGAATAGTGCAGGTGCTGATTCGGGATGTACATATGATTCAGATTGGTTTTGGAACCCGAGAACGCTGTGGAAAAGAGCTGCTTGATATGCCGTCAATGTTGTAATGGTACAGGTTTCACGTCAATCTGTGGCCCCCCCCCTCTCAATAAAAAGAGCCAGCAATGATACAGAAAGAtgctcagaaaataaaaaaaaaaaaaaattttgattgattcatgatgggaaacaacaggggtttcacagcacgagaataaagaatgaaaaccgGCAGCATTGATGAAGGCATATCAATGTGAAAGCTAGCCATAAAAAGACAATCGGCTGCACCAGAATATAAGATCTAGGAAGAGTTATATGTGCAGCTTGAATCACGCACTGAGGCAACTCGTGAAGCACTTCACACAAATGGTAACTGAACTGAATTGATCTAATGCTTTATAGTAATCTTGATTCAGCCAATTGTGAGTTGTGACTTGTGTTTTATTACTATCTTGAAAGTCTGATGATACATTAATAATTCACGAATGTGCCtaatgtttgtgtgtttggatGAGAGAAATTAAAATGTTGTAGGCATGCAAAGGAGAGGATAAAAAGTCAGGGACCAGATCTGCAATATCAGAAAaagttgattcagttttattccGTTAAGGGAAGTAGTGGGGAACAAGCCCTAGAAAATCTCCATCGTGCTTAAGAAGCTCAATCTCGCAGCCTCTCTTCACCTCTCACACGATTCTCACACAGAAACTGACATCTATCATGGGGAAAGGAAAGAAATCAGCTCAACAAGCCGAATCATCCAAGGAAGAAAAGCATGCAGAGGCTGAAGGAAGTCGAAGGTTACTCGCTGATGGCGAACCTGAATCGCCTCCACCGAGAAACGATATGCCCGTCTCCGATGCACTCCCTGAGGTCACCGAGGAGCTTGACTCATTCAATACCGCTAATGAGAAAGCCCCTTCAGAGGAGAGCGATGAAAGGACTCCAGGTCTTGGAGAGGAGCCATCTGTGAAGGTTCCTGAAGCAGATCCGCAACCGCAAATCGGATCCACTGGTGCTGCCATTCAAGATGTTCCGGTCACTGCTAAATCACCAGAAGAAAAGGATGAATCTGCTCTACCTCTGGCGATCATTGAAGTTGAGAAGGAGCTAAGTGAAGCTGAGTCTGATTCAGCCAAGAAAGTGGACGATGAACCCAAGGATGATGCTGTTACTGTGGGTTCTGAATCAGATGAAGCTTCCCAGAAGGAAAGGAGGAAGAAACGGGTGCTGAAGAGATTAGGGTTGCGCTCTGGGAAACAGAGAAAGACAGGGGAGTCTAGTACACCAACTCAATCTCAGTTTCTCACACCAGAAGATGCAGCCAAGTCTCCATATTTGGCTAAGGAAGCAGGAGCCTCGCCTCAGCTGAGATCGAGAAGGTCTGGTGATAAAAGTGCTGAACCAATGCCTCCTCTCATCAAGAAAAGGTATGATCAGTTCCTTAAGCGTAAGGTACTTGCTGAGCGTTCGGTGGATCTGAAGGAAGCTGATCAGTGGGGTTACTTGGCCGTTATCAAGAAAGGATCTATGGAATCAACTGTCTCGAATCTTGCAGTGTATGTTGAGCAAGTTGTAGCTGAGTTCTATGCAGGTCTGCCGAGTACTAAAGCTGAAGCGGATGTTGATGAAGTGGTTGTCTCTGTACGGGGACAAGAGTACAAGTTCTCACCTGCGCACCTCAATAATGCCATAGATTGGGAACCACTtactgaggaagaagaggaggaagccgCAACGTTGGATGATATCTCGGTAACTGAGTTAGCTTCTTTCATCACCGGAGATACAAAGACAGAATGGGATGGTCTCACTACAGCGGACCTTACTCCATGCTACGGGGCCTTGATGATCATAGCTGCATACAACTGGATTCCCTCGACTCACAAGACATATGTCTCACTTGAGAGAGCAAGACTGATCTACAAGATGGCTCATGGAGTCCGTGTTGATTTGGGGAAGATGATGTTCAGACAGATTCTTAATCTTGGAGTGATTCAAGTCAATGATGCCCGCTGGTTGATCTTCCCTCGCTTGATCATGGCACTTCTTCAAAGTCAGCAGGCGGTTCCATCCTATCCTAGTGACAAGCTCCAACGTCCGGTTCTCTACAAGAAGGATAAACGAGTGGGCGAGATCTATGAGCAGAGACTGGCAAAAGGAAAGGGACCAGCTAAAGCTGAACCAAAGAGAAGCTCTGCAAGGACAACCCGTCAGGCATCTCCTGCTCCGATCCCTGCTCCACGAACTGCTACACCAAGCTCCAGAACTGCACCACGTCGTGTATCCCTTTATGAACTTGGATCAGTTGCCATCCCTCAAGGACCACTCAGCCGTGTTGATTTGCAAGTGGCACTACAGGACACAACACGAGCCCTTCAAGCGCTAGCTGAGATAGTTCAGGATCTTCAGAGTGCTGTAGCAGGTTAGTATCCCTATCCTTATGAATATGTGAGGTATTTTTCTTGGtgtttttaatccgtgtgctcacaagcagggggagaagaagaagactaggATATAGAAGACCAAGATTGTGGGGGAGCTGTGTTTTGTTGCTTTGTTTTCATGTCTATGTTATTTCAATTGCACCACTTGTTGCAATTccttgttatccatgttttcagacTGGCTAAGATTATGGGGGAGCATTTGCATATGCtatcttttgatattatgttTTACTTTGCTTAAACCCGGTTTTaggataatataagtatgttcttaaTTGTCTTGAGTTGGTTGGATTAACGTTTAGACATATATACTGGTGCTGTTGTGTGTGGTTGGTTCTTGTTTTCTATCTCAGGTACTTGTGAGACGACGaattaaaaagggggagattgaaggtgtatgggaagacgatgatgtagcagagctgaagtagttcatgaagagtgacatgaactactacatcagagaggtggttcgtgagaagcacgtatcaagaccgatgcattaaaagaagatttaatgaagagggacattaaaggaagacttgaagaagaagcaatcgatctaaaaagaaaaggaagattggcttattcgctgaagtagaagaaatggaaagtttccattgggtagatagattagatctagggcttcctgAAAGATATATAAAGGAAGCGTTGGCAATGTGTTGCCGgttaacacacagggagagcttttagcaatagagagtttttgtacgtcctaagaaggagaagcaaagcatctaggggttaagagcttaggtggttcagagtctgtcttagatctctgaacgagttgactagcaaacaagtcgaggtttgtcttgagcttgtttgatttattgcttttaagaagaacgtgtaagagcttttgaaagaataaatatagtcgtatttcttggaattgaataaccctgtactactgtgtgttctacatagcgTAGCTTGTTTATCTTACATTAACATGTACTACTTGCATGTTAATTTGTCTTTGAGCTTGGTTTTTATTTAGCATATGcagtttcttgttcttgttttttaTGCATGTACTCTCTTTTCTCACTACTTGACTTTATGAGATGTTGAGCATGAATGAAATGACTAGGAGTTTGGGAGTCCATCCTAAATCTTATGTTGCATGTTTAAGGCATGTGCAGCTACCAAGGTTTGCATAAACCGTATATTATCAGGCATGAGAAAGCGAAGCCCAAAGTTGACATTTTTGGATATAGGATTAAGCCCGTTCAGCCCATTACATGAATTTACAAATGTAAAACTTAATTGAATATTTTGCCATATATATgtgaaataaaataacaataataaagaTTTCATTCAGAAGGTTGAAGGTTTTCGACTTTTATTCAAAAAGTAAAAGCCAAAGTGTAAAAAGAAAGAGATCCAGTGTGACACGCTTTAGAGAGCTTTCACCCATTACTGGACTTCCACCATTGTCAATAATTGCATCTGACTTGAATCAAAGTAAagtctaattttctttttacaaagTCACTATTTGAAACGAATAATAATTTCGACGGAAACTTGGATATTCGCTTGAATAATTccataaaacaaataatacactGGACCTACTTTAAAGTCCGTATCACCCCACCAATACAGTTGAACGGGTACATATATTCGTTTGCTTATAGGCTCAAGTATTATTTTAGACTAGTTATGAAAATAATGTGTAGTACATGTTGTACCACAATTTGATACTCCAATTCGCTTTCTCTGAAACTCAAAATCTGGACCACATAGTGTAAAAACATTAATCCTTAGTCAAATATGAACTATGGGACTTCCGTAAAAAAATAGCTAAtcatagaaaaataataagattatttttacaACTCTCTTTTGCTTAGAATTTTAATAAGGAAAACTACttagatttattataaaaaaatcagttgTATTCTCGGGTTTTTATAAtccgttttaaaaaaatttaaaatactattttctttcataattttttttgtcctGATTTTAGGAAAGGAAAAttagaatttattttaaaagaaaatttatccTCATAAagcttatacaattttatttgtttattatttaaaaaaaaacttactattaaataattattagtatagAATTCTTTTTAGTATAGAAaagtaagaattttttttgtacaaCTCTCTTTTGCTTAGAATTTTAATAAGGGGAAAAAATTTagattcttttttaaaaaatttaaataatcttTTGTATTCTCAGGTTTTAATAATtcgtttagaaaaaaaattaaactactattttctttcataattctgtttttcatgatttaaaaaaaaagcaaacttagaatttattaaaaaggaaaattattttcatatagcttatacaattttattttttattatttaattatgcaattaatataattttttttcgttaacaatattttgtataaaacttaaaaatgtgtcgcgatcatgttaattagtaactttgaagaaccaaactttatataataagatggtATCTTGAAGgtaaaaagataagaaaaaatagaagaaacGAACAAAAACACGTGAACACACGACTTTTGGCTTCTGTGTGTTACTAAAATGCGTTAGAATATACTGTATACATTGAATTTTACAAAGGCTCTGTCcttaataatacaataaaaGCATCAACCTACTCAGGTGAGTTTCTATGGAAACATCGCAACTCGTATTTGTCATGCTTCCAAGTTTCAAAATATGGTGTTGCAACTTGCAAACTATCTTCATCTGTTAAGtgttgataaaatatatatttccttttaaaCCAAAGCAAGATTACTGTTTCGGTATATTTTACATCTATCAAATCCAATTTTCTAGTCaacatttgacaaaaaaaaatcacaatgcCTTATCCTTGTTTTGATTAGTTAAAGTTAAGCTGTCCTAAAGATTCTACACGAGCGATTTGAACACGTGTCGAACAAGATGGGACCCGCGTGACATCTACCGGTTCAGATGACATGATCAATCCCTAGCTTTATAGGCATTGAAGTCCGTTGTTGGAatcatctaaactattaaaactgaagtacaaaattaaaataCCCCAAAGTTTTCCACAAAATTTACCATTGAATGCCACTCCATTAACTACAGTCGTTTCTTTTAATGACTATAACCAATAAATGACTAAACCACAACTAAACATTTACAATATTAAACGCCTACCACTCCCCTTAAAAATAGCCATTTCTTTTATCAACTAAACCATATAATTACCAAACCATAAGAAAACCTTAACAATACTAAATCATCTGAATACAATAGCTATTTTTCAACATATCATTATATAACAATAGTACAATatctaataaaaaatttaaaatacttcgTTCCTCTTGGTCTAAAAAGTGATAAGATTCTTACATACATTTCCATAACTTTACTAAACCATAGAATTCCATTGTGATATTCCTCGGGTAATCTTGGTCTGCAGAATCAAAACCAACCTATTAGATAGATACACAATTCGTTATTCATATAGATGTATAAATTGATTTAGTAAGccttaaaatatcaatattttatcaTAGTATATcataattcaaaatcaaaactaaCAATACGATCTTATCACTATAAATTTGtgaattcaaaatcaaaaataatcatttattgTTTTCCTTAACCAAATTTCCTTCCAAAATATTTTCCTATATTTACGCAATCAGCAAAACAATTAGGATATCAATTAACTACCACAAACTACATTGTAATATTGCAAATCAAGTATAATATCTAACCATTAGAAACATATATTCCTTAAAATaccttaattttaaaataaacgaATCATTCTAGGAATAATTCTATAATAGTATATTCGGTTTTAATGCTACAAAATCAAGACTAACAAGATTTTTCtaagtcgacaaaaaaaaaagatttttataaatttttatggcATTTGACGACTTCAGAGATATTTAGAGATAAGATTTGTTGTTATAAAAgactaaaagtaaaacaaaattaatttttttggttaataagAAAAGACTACGTTGTTTGTTTTTCTGGAAAAGAAAGCAACATACACTTATAAAATATGTGGAtagataattaataattatattaatttcttttggtgtttaactattttagatattacatttgactatttatatatattttcaattatttaaaccaacttaaaagtaccatatatattctggatgtttttacattaaatcttaaaaaataatatatataagtatataaatttatctcGAATACATTTGTGTAtccgaaatacttcggttcgatgtatttggtttcagttctctaaatacaaaaattttgaaatttaatcaatttcggttcggatttgatattttttttttggatcgggatcgatttgattttttttttggattccaGATTTTTTGCACAACTCTAATATAGACatgaaaaacaacatattttataaaaatatacacccgcacgggcgtgcgggtcaaaatctagtttaaactTTAGTTATGAAGATGGAATCAAAATATCATTGAACTCGAAGATAATAATAACAATCGACAGATATATACATTCAAAATCCCGTGAACGAAAACATACGAATCTGTCACCTGAAAACATAACTAGATTTTATGTtacattcatttatttttattggacGATAGCTATGCGAAATTCGATCTTTAATTCTTCAAAAGC is part of the Raphanus sativus cultivar WK10039 chromosome 5, ASM80110v3, whole genome shotgun sequence genome and harbors:
- the LOC108830454 gene encoding dihydrolipoyllysine-residue acetyltransferase component 2 of pyruvate dehydrogenase complex, mitochondrial-like; protein product: MGSHDFYDFLNSIPEEIMHKNWQRSSLSFVIAITVEEEEDIQKFKNYTPSSDTSPAAPEAKPAPSPPKEENVEKPASAPEAKTSKPSSAPSEDRISASPLAKKLAEDNSVPLSSIKGTGPEGRIVKADVEEFLASRGKETTAKPSKPTDSKVPALDYVDIPHTQIRKVTASRLAFSKQTIPHYYLTVDTCVDKLMGLRSQLNSFQEASGGKRISVNDLVIKAAALALRKVPQCNSSWTDEYIRQFSNVNINVAVQTENGLYVPVVKDADKKGLSTIGEEVRFLAQKAKKNSLKPEDYEGGTFTVSNLGGPFGIKQFCAVINPPQAAILAIGSAEKRVVTGSGPDQFNVASYMSVTLSCDHRVIDGAIGAEWLKAFKGYIETPESMLL
- the LOC130512894 gene encoding uncharacterized protein LOC130512894 encodes the protein MGKGKKSAQQAESSKEEKHAEAEGSRRLLADGEPESPPPRNDMPVSDALPEVTEELDSFNTANEKAPSEESDERTPGLGEEPSVKVPEADPQPQIGSTGAAIQDVPVTAKSPEEKDESALPLAIIEVEKELSEAESDSAKKVDDEPKDDAVTVGSESDEASQKERRKKRVLKRLGLRSGKQRKTGESSTPTQSQFLTPEDAAKSPYLAKEAGASPQLRSRRSGDKSAEPMPPLIKKRYDQFLKRKVLAERSVDLKEADQWGYLAVIKKGSMESTVSNLAVYVEQVVAEFYAGLPSTKAEADVDEVVVSVRGQEYKFSPAHLNNAIDWEPLTEEEEEEAATLDDISVTELASFITGDTKTEWDGLTTADLTPCYGALMIIAAYNWIPSTHKTYVSLERARLIYKMAHGVRVDLGKMMFRQILNLGVIQVNDARWLIFPRLIMALLQSQQAVPSYPSDKLQRPVLYKKDKRVGEIYEQRLAKGKGPAKAEPKRSSARTTRQASPAPIPAPRTATPSSRTAPRRVSLYELGSVAIPQGPLSRVDLQVALQDTTRALQALAEIVQDLQSAVAGGEEED